TTATTTTTATCGATAACGGTCACAAGTGTAGCCATATATCCTTTCATCATACCTCATATTTCTCACCCAACCATGATTTATCACATCATCATTCACATTATTAGTTTTGATGTGGCCCTTTTTCTAACTACGATTTCATTCGTATCTTACAAAAAGACAAGAAGTAAAAAAATACTCTTGACAGGGCTAAGTTTTGGATTTTTGTTATTTACAGAGCTTCTGTATTTATTGCAGTCAAGTAACCTCTTGGGAACATTCTACATACCTTTAATAGAAGTTGAGTTTCCGCATTTATTGTTATTATTGATGCTAGGATTGTTTGCTGCAGGGGTATTGAGGCTGGAAAGAAAATGAATTCGAGCACGATACATTACGAAAATGAGACAGAATCAAATGGAAATAATAGAAGTACGATACTCAAAATTATTGACTCCTTTCCAGGGATTAGATATAGAGATATTCTTAGATTAACAAATCTTAATAACGGCACTTTATCTCATCATTTAGCAACTCTTGAAAAAAGATCAATGATAAAAATTGGTCGAACAGAAAATAGTAACATTACCAGATACTTCCCGGCTTCGACACCGTCGGATGAGACCCTAGTTCTAAATTACTTGAAAATAAAGACCCCTAAAAGTATAATTTTGATGCTACTAGATATTGATGCCGTATCGTTTAATGAAATCGTAAATCATATCCACAAAGCACCATCTACTACTTCATGGAATCTAAAAAGATTAATCGATTCAAAAATAGTTGGGAGAAAGAGAGGCAAAGAGTTTTCGTTATTTTTTCTTCTTAATAAACTATTGGTCAAAAAGCTTGCAGGTGAAAATAACAAGACTTTACTTGACAGAAGCATCGATAACTACATATCCATTATAGGCGAGTTATAAAGAACATTATTCTAATTTGGTTTTGAAACCGGATCAGGCCCTGAGGACCTGAGACCTTTGGAGCACGATACATGCCTGATTCATAGTTTTTGGATTAAAGCTTGATGACACTTCAAAAAAAAGACAACAATAATATCTTTACTTTATGCTTATTCCAATATGTACGACTCTGTAA
Above is a window of Candidatus Nitrosocosmicus arcticus DNA encoding:
- a CDS encoding winged helix-turn-helix transcriptional regulator, producing MNSSTIHYENETESNGNNRSTILKIIDSFPGIRYRDILRLTNLNNGTLSHHLATLEKRSMIKIGRTENSNITRYFPASTPSDETLVLNYLKIKTPKSIILMLLDIDAVSFNEIVNHIHKAPSTTSWNLKRLIDSKIVGRKRGKEFSLFFLLNKLLVKKLAGENNKTLLDRSIDNYISIIGEL